The genomic interval TTTCAGAGCAGCTGCTAGACAAGTGGgactcttaaatgttttttttttttttttttctttcattcagcACACACTAACAAAGGAATATTCCCCAGGGGTCAGGCAGGCACGGCGGCCCATTGTTCCTCCGCAGCAGTGACTGGCTGTGTTGACAGTTGCATATCCTTACACAACAGTTATCTCTGGATGCAGGCCAGCTCAGAGATAACCCccctcagacacacaaacacactgctctggggaggggaggggggatttaGAGGGTTGATAGGTAAATGAAAAGCTGAACCTGATTTAATCCTCCTGGAAGATGCACAGACTGACACACTGAAGGTTCAATATTAACAGAGCTTAACTGTACACCGAGTCTCACTGCTGTCTTAGCagtcttttcctttctgtcttttttccttCTCAGCTTCCTGTCTTCCTTCACAACGCTGACAtgtttttcacacctgcacatgtAAAGTAATTCATATTCACTGGTTACCCATGGTAACAACACATTTACAGTGTTTGCCGTTCTAGGTGCTgctccaggttttttttatttgttcttgtattttttaaagctacacACCACATAAAGTAGTAAGGAGCTGCATTTTGTCTCATTGTTTACTCATTGTAGGGCATATGGATATAAGATCTGAGATTATTTCACACCAAAAATTGATCTCAAAATGTACTTGTTTGTTGGCTTCCATAAAGGAAGCAAAAGTCAGAGGTAGTCTTCCAAAACTTGAAATGTGTGCTGTTGGCTAATTAGAGTTTTATCGTCTTGGTATGTTGGTAAAGTCGGGCCAAAGAATACAACaatctcttcagctgttttcacacatgcatccctgaaatcctcctggttgatctggttgttcacacacatgcagctcacagcTGGAGACGATCCCTGTCAGGCGGGAGAGGGGacagggggtctcctgaggcaagagaTGATGTAAAGATAACGATGCCGAAGTGACTGACAAAGATAAAAGAGTCAGCTATATATAATGAAGATATTTGCCTTTATAGCATTGCTATGTGCATTTCAGTGGAATCAAACGAGCTGAGAGAAACTTACTGGGGAACAGAGAAGATAATGCAGCAGCAGTTTCATAACGTGTTCAGAGATCTTAGTGGTTGCTTGCtttgatttatgtaaaaaatatatatatacttatatatacTTCATTAAATGTATCATTACATTTACAGCCCGGATGCTCCTCCTGGGTTCATTGTTTTGCACAGTGACAAAGAAAATCATCTCATTACCGCCGACTTAAATCGCTGCCTCTGACACAGttacacaaaacatgaaacGCGTCATGCAGCTTTGAGCACGTCCACAGAACAAACAAAGTCAGCCTCCTCCCAGAATAgaagcagccgcagcagcagcgtTCAGCTAAGACATCAGAGACATCAGAGAAGCTATTGATTATCTGGGATATCTAAGTGAGCCTTGGCAACGGGAGGAGAGGAGCCACTTGGTACGAAGCCCTGCACTCACTCCAATTAAATTAGGCCAGGCTGAGCTCAGCACTTTAGGCCAACAGCAGCTTTTTGCTGCCTGGAAAATTGGAAGATATTGCTAATGTTGTTAGCCAGCTGCTGCTACCTGCCAGAGGCTGAGGCAGTCATGTGTGAGAGTCTGGGAAATAAATGTAATGCTAAGATCTCTCTCCCAGGAGTCTTAATTTTTGTATACTGaagcagaaaggaaaacaatctGTTTGAAGGCAGTGCAAGGCTTTGTTGAGTAAAGCTAGAGATAGAATGATTTGTTGAATTTGGCAGTAAACTAACAAATACCACTTTTGAAAATCGTATTCAAATATCAAGAAATTAGACAAACAAGATTAACTAAATACTCAAAAGTGGCTCAGAAGACGTAGGGATCTGGTTGCCGGTGACTAACGGGTTGGTGGTTGTaccccatgttcagaggctacagtcctccaagcgggcggccttgATTTGTGttccacctgtggctcctttcccgcatgtcgttccactctctctctctcctcggttTCTTGTCCCTTCTCAGGATGAAGATGTAGAAAGCCCAAAATTAACCCAAAAAAACCCCCAATATTTGGCTAAAACAGCTGTAGTAGGGCTGCagatatatgtttttaaatcatccaTTAATCTGCAGAGACCTTTCAAATTGGTAAGCatcattcaataaaaatatcaaaactgcAAAGAAAGGCTTGTAACAACTTTCTTGGTGCAGACACAAAATTGCTTCTCTGTCCAATttaaagaccaaaaccaagacacTTACTTCACTTAATGTCATGAATGACAAGATAAGCAGCAATTCATCACTTTCTGTGAAGCTGAAACCAGCCGATTATGACGTTTTGTTTCCAGCTATTTACTTGTCTTTTAATTTGCTCATCTTTGCAgctctgtgcttttcttttcatttcaacttAACTGAAACAGACATTTGTTGGGGTGTACTATTGTGGTACATTTTCCCACAAGGTTTTGTTGGATTTGAAGAAGAATTGAGCTCGTTGACAAAGAGGAATAAAATTCATTGAGCTGTGATACATCTCATACTTGtaattaaaatacttttattgtgggttttacaacaaaaaaggaacagaaacaTACCAGCCTTATTCTTAAAGCAGCCTGTCAAACAAGGACTGAGCGCGCCCACAGTAGTTAAACTCATGGCTTAAGTTGAAAGTCATTCAAACACCACTTAGCTGGTTAGCATGTCGGGGCAGGGCGAGATGAATTTCCTAACAAGTTTTACACAATCGCGCGTTAATCTGGTGcttagcaaaaagaaaaacatcttctgGGTTTGTGCAAACACTGCGGTTCACCTGTTTGGCCTCAGGTGGTACCAGATTCAGTGAAAGACACAGGAGCCCGGTGACGGCGGGTGAGGTGAGCGTGTGgagacacagagctgcaggacgaCAGGTGTAGCAGTCAGACGGGTTTTGTCAGCTGCCTGAGGCTGAACGCTGCTGCTTATCCAATGACGGTTAAACAATAAATGTGGGATTCAAAACACTCACCATtggatttaaaaagtcaaagtttaAAGAGTGACTTTCTTCACTTCTTATTTTTAAGTGCTTAAGTGGTTTGAGTTTGCAGTGTAATTCTTGGAAAGCAATGTTGGTCTTTTAGGTTTTAAAAATCTCTTTAGATGGATTGACATAAACTCCTGTCCAGACCTCCATGGTCCCAAGTCATTTTCTGACTGTTTGATACACTTAGTGAATCCCACCTGCAGGTCTGAGTCTTCATGTATCCTGCAGAAATGTTGTTGATGGATTTGGATCAAATTAATGTATTACAGTCAGATGAAATAAAAGATCTGTCCTGTTGTGGTGTCGTCAGCCGTACATACACAGCTGATAATAACAGCTCTCTGAAGTGGCTCAGATAGACGATGAGTCATTGTGTCGGCTCGTCTCCTATCACTCTGCTGTCATGATATTGTCTAGTCGTCTAATCCTTGCCTCTGTCTCTCGTCCTCTGTCTGTCCAGGTATCGACTACAAAACCACCACCATCCTTCTGGACGGGAGGAGAGTGAAGCTGGAGCTTTGGTAAGCAAACATTACTGCTGaaccaaaaaaatgttgatgaatTCTCAGTTGCATCGAATGGAAACAAATTGCGTTTTTAACACAGCAGCAACACGATACAGCACGGCAACTTTCAGTAGCCTCGTCTTCCAGGTGGAGACAAAAGTTTAGAGGCAGCGTAATGATGGAGaatctgtcctctcctctcctctcctctctgtcctctcctctcctctctgtcctctcctctctgtcctctctcctctcctctcctctcctctcctctccgtcctctcctctctgtcctctctcctctcctctctgtcctctcctctatgtcctctctcctctcctctctgtcctctcctctcctcctcctcttctctcctttctctcttctcttcttctcttctcttctcctctcctttctctcctctctctcctctcctccctctcctctcctctcctcctcatcttctctcctttctctcttctcctcttctcttctcctctcctttctctcctttctctcctctcctctcctctgtcctctctcctctcctctcctcttctcctctcctcccctcccctctcctctcctctcctctcctctctatcCTATGTTTGTTTCACAgtctggatttttttctctcgctCACACTCTTAGCTTCATCGTCTGCTTGGTTtccatttctgtcttttctgcCATCTGTCTACACGCTGTTGTGTACACAGTCACCGTCCTGCTGCGTCCCAAATACTAAACCGACCCTCTAATCTACAACCAAATGTGGATTAATCCACACCTGTAAATAGTCCCAAACAAAAGCACTGTTCATTCACACTATGCAGTACAAACAAAACCAACACAATGGGGGGTTCTggtattttttaaacctgtgCCCTGATCTCATCCAGTATTCTGCTTTAGCTGGCAGCTGTTAGCAAGCTATAACAACATAATCCTTTTGGGCAAATGTCCCCGACCAAAGTACATCCACTAATGTGCTTGTTTCCGCAAAGGACAGGCTCAGAGGGTTCGTAAAAGTGTTGGACAATGTGACCAAAGGATCCCCAAAGAGAACACAGGAGTTAGTGGTCTACTGCTTACATctgttatttttcctttttctgtttttttaactacaAGGATATTGGTGATCAATGTGAATTTATTCAAGGCGTTGGGCTTGTTGTGTTCAGTTTGGAGAGCAGTCTGCTTCTCCGAGTCGCTACATGAAAGTTAGCTCCCCGCTGCCTCTGCCAGAACTGATGAAGAGATCTTTGGATGAAAGAGTCAGACTAGTTTTCAAGCCAAAGTTTTATCCTCAAAGctgaaaccttaaaaaaaaaaaaaaaaaaagatccgaGCCGACTATttatctttctgtttgtctttttttttcttttcctcctcaggGACACCTCGGGACAGGGGAGGTTCTGCACCATCTTTCGCTCGTATTCCCGCGGGGCTCAGGTGAGGAAAAGACAACTTCACTCATCCTGACTTAAAATTGTTCTCAATCTCGAGGTCCAAGTTTTCCTCAGAGAGAGATAACAGACAGCGGGTTTCTCTGTTGACTGTAATGATCAAAATGATaatttacgtgtgtgtgtgtgtgtgtgtgtacaggggATCCTGCTGGTGTACGACATCACCAATCGGTGGTCCTTTGATGGAATCGACAGGTGGATTCGAGAGATTGATGAGGtgagtttttatttgatttatccTTAAGTTTAGCAGGGAGGACCCACCCAGACTGAGATTTCTTTTCTCGGGATGCCGtgcagcaaaacaacaaataatgaCTTACTGGTTTATAAACAGAGTACAAATACATAGTAACATAtgtgtagggacttgggttgggaaccagagggtcgtggttcaagtcccagtgcggacggTAGTATGGAAGCTGAAGGAGCTTTCACTGCCACCCTGAAAGATGTTATTGCAAAATTAGATGCACCACACAGAGAGCAGGTTTTCAGCTGATCCAGACACCTTCACTCTGAGGTGATAGTTGatctatttaattatttatttattctgtaaaatgTTACAACAATCCAGCTGAATATCCACATGATGCTGCAGGGCTGCGATGATTTCATGATTTCTTGCTCTTGGACTTCAGCTCGAAGAAAAATGTTCCAGTTTTATTAGATGGAACAAAAGGTCAATCGAGGGAGTTAAGTGAACCACTTAAAGACGAccacatatatgtgtgtgtgtttctgtgtgtgggtgtgtgggccACACTCATCATGTCCTTCCTGCTGACTTGGAAAAAAGAGGATGTccgtgtcctgtgtgtgtgtttatgtgtgtgtgtgtgtgtgtggttgtgtgtgtagtgataTTTTCAGCCTGTGGAATGCATGTTTCAGTTTGCTCTTTCCTGCTCCACCTCCATGGACGCGATGTGGTCGGCAGCTTTTAAAACTGAACTtaggtagagagagggagaagagtaAAAGTGTCTGTATGAAGAAGGTTGAATGAGTGTCGACAGGCAGTCCTCAGCGCACAGACTCTGAAATGAATAatcttctcactcattgtagacagtcatgactcagggAGACGTTTacaaagcgctttgagtagtcagaaaactagcAAAGTGATATTTTGACTGGGTGAAGGAATTTATTAAAACGGCACAAGTTCATACAAAGTCAGTGCAAAGATGCCGCTGCTTTTCAGCCTTCACCATCATCATGCTGCTGAAGCTGAAACAGTttcctctgctgcagcagctggaacaGGACCGACCTCTGTGTAGAGACTCGGAGCATGAAAAGgcagcagggaggagagagaggctgatGAAAGGTGACAGTCagggggagagaaggaggagagaggaggtcgACCTTTTGCTGCCATCATGTTTCATCCAGTTAGTCAGAACAGACGGGGATGAATTAGAGAGACATGAGCCTGAGTGGCAGGAATGAGATACACGCTGCCTCTTTGAGCTTGTTGAATTAATAACAAGCCTCCGCTGCTCGCTCTGTATGAATGTTGCATCTTTCATtcactgtctttctctgtctcacgCTTTGAATCATCTGGAGAGGCTGCACAGCTATCATTTTCTTGAAGTACACTGCAAAAACTTGCAGTGTATTTGTATAATTTCTGGTCAAAACACATCTGATTTTAAGATATCAAAAGCAACAAATAAGTCCTGAATTGCTTGTTACAAGTAATACAAGTATTTCATCTACTGAGATATAATGTCCTTATTGTGATGTCATGCTGTATTTCATGACACTTAAGAGTTCaggtcttgtttttttgttgggtTAGTTTTTAATGTTACAGGGAGAAACAACGTTACCCTTCAGGAAGTTTCTTTCATCGCCTAACATCTACGAGCTCTGtccttttgtttgattgttttttttccctcccagcatgctccaggcGTGCCTCGAATCCTTGTCGGCAACCGCCTGCACCTGGCCTTCAAGCGGCAAGTTCCCACCGAGCAGGCGAGGGCGTACGCCGAGAAGAACGGCATGACCTTCTTCGAGGTGAGCCCTCTCTGCAACTTCAACGTCATCGAGTCCTTCACGGAGCTGTCGCGGATCGTCCTGATGAGGCACGGCATGGAGAAGTTCTGGAAGCCCAACAGAGGTGAGTGGAAAGGAAACAATGGAAACTCTGTGaccaaaattataaaaaaacgATTTCCAAGCTTGTAACAAATGCTTCTGTAACATCTTGACAGCAGCACAGGGTTGCACCAGCTACTTGAAGTACAAACTTAATATAGTAAATCAGAACATGAAAATCTTATATGATGGAGAAATCTCTGACCTTATTTAGAGCATCTAAACAAAAACTCTTCAGAGGGGGCACCGGTGGCTGTGTGGTTAGTTTGGGTGCCCCATGTAGGCTGTAGTCCTCGGAGCGGGTGACCCAGGTCcagatccgacctgtggctagTTCgccgcatatcattccccattctctctctctctctctctctctctctctctctctctctctctctctctctctctctctctctctctctctctctctctctctctctctctctctctctctccctctctctctcctctgtcctgtctctacaaaaaaaaaacaaaagcaaacaataaaaagaaggtTCTGGTTCTGACACATTTCTCTCGTAATTTAAAAACCATTTACAGTATGATGCTGTAAAAACTTTAGCATGAACATctgtaatctctctctctctctctctctctctctctctccctgatttccaactctatccactgtccaatctctaaaataaaggcacaaaagccccaaaataaatttaaaaaaaaacctctataCTATACTTTAAAACAAGAGAAACagaagtaaaaaatatattttaggaCTCCTTCCTGTTCCTGCATTATTTTTTGGTAACTTAACAACAATGaagaagtgaaataaaatcagGATTAATGGAGTGAAAGaaagctgtttttctgtttcaaagaAAAGCTAGAGGATCTTAAAATGAATCTGAATGTATCTCCAGGTAAATGCCCTGACCTCTGTTTCAGAATGTGTcgttgcagcagcagcagttctgAGTCTGGAGTTGTTTATAAGAGTtatgtctgtctttttaaacaacaatgtAATCTCAGTGGGATTAAGAGCACTTTACTGAGTCTTCAGGAAGACGTCATTCTGTGCTAATGTGCCACAGCAGTCTGATGGGATGACACATAACCTCGTGCGCTAATTAACTGTCCCTCATGCCTCTCATCCTTTTTGTCTGTAATTAACGAGGACATCAGGTTGAAGCGATGTCCTTCTAAACCTCCGAGAATTAACGGTGGACAGACTCAGAAAAAGCTCGCAGGTTTTCAGATTCAGTCTCAAACATGCACGACGGTCTTAACTGTTAATCCTCTCTCCGCAGTGTTCAGCCTGCAGGACCTGTGCTGCAGGGCCATCGTGTCGTGCACGCCGGTCCACCTCATCGACAAGCTCCCGCTGCCCGTCGCCATCAAGTCCCACCTCAAGTCCTTCTCCATGGCCAACGGGATGAACGCGGTCATGATGCACGGACGCTCCTACTCGCTGGCGAACCCGGCCGGCGGCTCCAAGGGCAACAGCCTCAAGCGCTCCAAGTCGATCCGTCCGCCGCAGAGCCCGCCGCAGAACTGCACCCGCAACAACTGTAAAATCTCCTAATGGAGAGACTGAGAGGGGGGCAGCGGGTTAGAGACTATGACTTGATTGACAGCATGTGGTCAGCACACGGGATATACAGGttggtatttaaaaaagaaaaggagcagCGCGTCCCTGAACCCTGAAGAGCTGAAGAGCAGGATGATGGATAAAGGGATGGATGAGCACTACCTCTCACCtttttgtgttaaaataaatattatccaGGTGGAGACGGGGCCCCGAGCGTCGCCTCACAATACCAGAACGAccacaaacattttttctcTCCACGGACCTGATTCAGAGACTCTAGATTCTCTCCTTGTCCGCTAACTACGTGTACAGAAATCCCTCACAAGGCTCCGCGTTCGGTTCCTCGACATGAAGCACCCTTTGTGTCGGTGCAATCACCTCAAGAtcacttctttcctttttttttttttgtgttgtgtttctttccGTCTTGTCTGTCCGTGTATATCCgcaccttttttctctctctacattGGATGTTTAATGACCGATAAGCTAAAGAACGAGACACTAATACGCAGTCTGTCCGTTACTTATCATTATTTATCCCCCAGCTGGTTGTGTTTGAACACTCATTTGAAAAGGTCTTTGTTTGATTCACAAACAACACTTTAG from Labrus mixtus chromosome 20, fLabMix1.1, whole genome shotgun sequence carries:
- the rab40c gene encoding ras-related protein Rab-40C; this translates as MGSQGSPVKSYDYLLKFLLVGDSDVGKGEILDSLQDGSAESPYAYSSGIDYKTTTILLDGRRVKLELWDTSGQGRFCTIFRSYSRGAQGILLVYDITNRWSFDGIDRWIREIDEHAPGVPRILVGNRLHLAFKRQVPTEQARAYAEKNGMTFFEVSPLCNFNVIESFTELSRIVLMRHGMEKFWKPNRVFSLQDLCCRAIVSCTPVHLIDKLPLPVAIKSHLKSFSMANGMNAVMMHGRSYSLANPAGGSKGNSLKRSKSIRPPQSPPQNCTRNNCKIS